ttcataatatcaaattacaaaatcattctcttttttcatcaaggatattttggtaactttttaattctatctatttttacaatttattttatctatcacgtCAATCAAATATCTCACTAACTCTCTCTCAAATTCATTCACACAAAAGAACACACCCTTATTAAATCGGGTTTTAATAGAAATTTTGCTTTGATGACAGCATAATCAAACTTactttttaataagaaaattaaggtaaaaatctattttatttgacATATTTGATAAGTGtcacaatgaaaattaaaaccaacaaaaagacaaaattgtaaatagtggGAGGAACATAGCCTAATTGTTTAAAACATTATATGAAACAAGATTACAAGaactaaaagtaaaattgtTTATTCAAAACAAAGTTATCATTATGTATAGAAAATGATTTACATTAATAAACTTAAGTAGTGAAAGtagaataaaatgaaatgatggTACGAAGAAAATGTTGTGTAAATGAATGTAATTGTGTAGTTTATCACTATCTCTACTTTCTATTTTAACCATTGTTGAATTAGGCAATGtcatacttttaaaattatttttaatttggtcatatcttttgttaatttcatttaatgaaatcattttttaacTCCGTCTAAATAATAAACGAAACAATGACCAGTATGGTTCGTTTATGTAGACTTAAAAGGACAACACAGGAAAATAACATATATGTCATTGAACAGTACTCCACGTCACATAAACCAATCACATTGGTCACTATTCTATTAACTATTTAGACAGagttaaacataataatttaattgaatgaaattaacgaaaataaaaccaaattaaatcacCATTTTAAGTCTAACATACTCAAATTCGTTCAAATCTTGAAGTTCTTGTAGACCACCACACATGCAAGAAAATGAAGGTTCGTGATTTTTTACCATTCTGAATTAATAAAGTTGGGAAATTACTAATGTGGGTTGGACTTTTAAAATATCGTctgaattaataataattttaaagataaaaccaaaatgaaaaaaCTTGATCAAAACTAGAACTAAATCACCATTTTAAGTCTAACATACTCAAATTCGTTCAAATCTTGAAGTTCTTGTAGACCACCACACATGCAAGAAAATGAAGGTTCGTGGTTTTTTACCATTCTGAATTAATAAAGTTGGGAAATTACTAATGTGGGTTGGACTTTTAAAATATCGTCTGAGTAGGTCGTGCAACGACGAGACAACTTTATTATGGTTGCGGACCGAAATCGTGAGAGATGGCTGAAAAGTAAAGTCAGTGGGATGATTTtagaataagataataatattttcatctacatttcttttatttatttttaatttgttatttaaattatcttctacttatttatttttatttttattaatgatatgatgtgataatctaaaaataattaaagtgaaaaatttaaaataaattaaaatatcattatgcTTTAAACGTAGAGTTGAGGTTATTACATATCTTCATATTtacttttaagattttttttatcctttttaccAAAATCGTATGACATATGACTTcatttgtcctttttttttaatttatattaaaaagatgttttttacttcatataaacaaattttattttttaattaatacattaaaattaaaataataaattattatcatatacttttaaaatactattagaaatttttcatttttatttattaaccaaaatattaaaaatatttatattatcagttatcttttagtaatttaattaattcattaaaaataatttttaatttcttttactcattaaaatttgttgttcctttttctttaactttatgCATATgtcaatatttaaattttaatttataaattaaaaaataagcatcaatattaaaatttaaagatttaaattttaattaaaaaataaacataagaattaaaatttaaagatttaaattttaattaaaaaataaaaaaagtattaaaatttaaattaaattttaattaaaaaataaacataagtattaaaatttaaagatttaaattttaattaaaaaataaacatatgtattacaatttaaagatttaaaattaaaaaataaacacaaatattaaaaatatttaaattttatgttcatttttaattaataaattaaaatttaaaaattgagatacacataaaattaaagaaaaagaaagaacaaattttaatgagtaaaagaaattaaaaatattatttttaatgcattacttaaattactaaaaaataattgataatttaatttttttaatattttgattaataaataaaaattagaaactactaatattattttaaaaatgtgataatattttatgatttaaattttaattactagttaaaaaaatagtaaaacagaATATGTTTGTGTgaagtaaacaaaatttaatagaaaataagaaaaagaaaaagagatgaagtcgtattaattaatgttgtacaactttcaaaaaaaaaaagaaaaaaataaataaaagtaaagatgAAATGTGTGACCATCCCACGACTTTACATCTTATTTTGAAGTCATCATCCATCTCTCAGGACTACGGTTCATAATGGAAATGAAGTCGTGTTATCGCTGCATGATTTGATCCATTTCGgtaactttttaaaaatgtaacCTACATTGTAATTTCCAACCGAGAATGGTAAAAAAAAGCCAAGGTTTGTATCGCGATAACTCCTCCCAAACAGATTTCAGCTTGGTATAATATGTGCTCACATCATTTCGATGTTGTAGACACATGAGTTGTCTTTGAAGTTGGAAAGCTCTAGGACCGTTCTTCTTAGAAAATTACAGTGTTATGTTACAAAGAAGAACTGCCTATAACATACAAGGGAGTAAAGGTGATAATCTAACTATACTAAAGCTAAACTAACAAAGATAATGAAAAATCAGCAACAGTGGTTAACACAATCATACAACACAAATGATATCACTTTCTTCCCTGTATTTGTCAGAAGGTGTAAACAACAATGCTTGTACTAGATCATCAACTGTAGGCATCCTTTGATCATCGCCATGTTGATAAATAAACTGAGAAGTTCTAGCCATGTCGAAAGAAGCTTTCGTAACAGCAGAAGGTAGAGTGGTTGTGGCCATAGCAAGACCATTTAGCTCAGGCCATAAGTTTCCCAGCAGTTTCCTTATATCTTTTCTAGCAAAAGTTTCatctaaaacatcattttctTTCATGAGACATTGTATGCTACATGCATTATCACCTCTTTCTTGTTCCTCCTGAAAATGAAACATCATCAACTTCTCATCCCATTGTCCAGTTTCATATTCCAACATAAAAGCAatctaattataaatatttaggaTAATTACAATTAGGATGTTTAGGAACCAGAACAATTTTGTCAGCAAGTGAATTAGAATGTGTATGTAAATGTACCAATATAGAGTGAGATACCTTTGAGGTTCCTAAGTCATCCCAAAGCCTAAGAATTTCTCCAGAACAAGTGAAGAGTCTTGGATATGGAGTCATCATGGAAATGGTTTCTCTTGAGAGGTTTTCCCCAATGAGGACAGTTGCATGTACTAAGGCCAAGCATGATCCTGAAGAAATCACCCCATTATCCAAATATTCCCCAAAAGCAGGAACGTATCTGTTGTTGAACCATTTAGCTTCTACTAGATAAGCTTCAAGTAAGTCTATCCACTGCAAAAATTAAACACCATTCTCTCATTAATCTCCTACTCTTACCTATAGTTTCAGCAGTTACAATTCAAAAGGAAGATGATATTATCTTACTGTTCTTTTCAAGCAAGCAACAACGGTTTGCCCATGATCCCTCTGAATTCTATATGCAATCTCATGGGTGGTGTTATACAAGGCCATGTAACATATCTTCATATATTCAGGTAGTTTCTCCATTGCATCAAGATCCCACCTGCAAACAACGATAGTTTCACATTTTGATTCTTAATTTGGCTAGTTGAGTGTAATTCGAAGAAATTCTAGATTCAAACCTTTGCACTGCCTCGGTGAAAAGAATAAGTTCATCTAATGTTCCGTATGTGTCGAACATATCATCTATAACTTGCAAAATGCAAATGGCTTTTGCCAATTCAATACGACAATTTGAATGACGTGGTTCTGGAAAAACTCCCAACGCCCATAGGAAGCACTCTCTTGGTCCATCTCTTCCAAAACCGAGTCTTTCGATAAGTCCCAAGTCTTTCCACCACCTAATCAAATCAAGGAAACACTCTGATGTTTcagatcataaaaaaattgaaaatggtaAGAGTAAAACtgagaaaaattcaacattCAGCTAGACGACCAATTTTCATCTAAAATTTCTTactttcacaaaaaatacttttaacatacatgtttcaaaattaaaaataattggggatgttttcttattcttttgtaGTTTTAACTCATGTTTGCGGGTCATCAAACATAGAGTTGCATATGGTGACATGATTTGAGCTGGTTTTGCAGAAATCTATTCAGAAACTACTTTGGAGAATAGAAATCAAACAAGCCATTGACATGGATTGGACATACACccttttgttaaatatatttcttttaaggTCATTTTTCGACTAGACTCAAACTAACCTCATTcatgattcaattattttttattatcaatggGTGGAACGCAAAAGTACCTTGAGATCTCTGCTAATTCTTTCTGGTGCATTGACTGAACCATGTCATAGTCTAGCCTTGCCAATTCTAGAAGAGAAGGAATTTGGCTACTTTCTTTGCTATATTGCACCATGTAATTTTTTGCTTCCAATCTTCTCATTCTTTGGTGTCTTGGAAGTTTTAAGGCTTCGACAACTACTCTTCCTTCTTCAGGACTTAGGTGTGGTAGTGACTGGTGTAGATGAGCACTTGAGAACTCCATGGCATATTGTAGTACTTCTTCCTCTTTTGCACCTAAATATGATGCCTCATACAAACTCAACATGCCCCAAACATCTCTGGTGACTGATTCCTTGAAATTTCCACTCTTGTccaaaaatttattgaaaacatCTATATCCAATAACCAATacataatcaaattattatgtttGTGTAACAACGTTAATTAAGGTAGCTAAGTATTGATCCAAAGGCAAAATGACAATATAATCCATGGGGATATCTTTCATGGAAGACAAAAACAAAGTGAATATACTTGAATTTTCTCATgctttaaaaaagaaacaaacactTAATGTGAATCACGAAACTGTTATCCTGTTGTCTAATATAATGTTCGTTTAAGTGTACCTGAAGATGTAGACCAACCATTATGTCTTAGCAAGCGAAATTGAAGAGCTGTGGCAGAGAGGTCTTCGGCATTGTTACAATCTCCCACTCTTCCAAGTTGAAAGTTGATCTCTTCTTCGAAATGGTGCTCaattcctagcctttggatggtGTCAATCAACTTCAATGTTCTCAATGAATCAC
This region of Vigna unguiculata cultivar IT97K-499-35 chromosome 5, ASM411807v1, whole genome shotgun sequence genomic DNA includes:
- the LOC114184908 gene encoding probable terpene synthase 11: MSSSIVMAITQPRVSSFTSSFAYRSSQPFMNQLRNLSCKTSTPTTVMQLSINSIALSQKVPTQTIPTITSLEQLKIKSQEVLLDSSDSLRTLKLIDTIQRLGIEHHFEEEINFQLGRVGDCNNAEDLSATALQFRLLRHNGWSTSSDVFNKFLDKSGNFKESVTRDVWGMLSLYEASYLGAKEEEVLQYAMEFSSAHLHQSLPHLSPEEGRVVVEALKLPRHQRMRRLEAKNYMVQYSKESSQIPSLLELARLDYDMVQSMHQKELAEISRWWKDLGLIERLGFGRDGPRECFLWALGVFPEPRHSNCRIELAKAICILQVIDDMFDTYGTLDELILFTEAVQRWDLDAMEKLPEYMKICYMALYNTTHEIAYRIQRDHGQTVVACLKRTWIDLLEAYLVEAKWFNNRYVPAFGEYLDNGVISSGSCLALVHATVLIGENLSRETISMMTPYPRLFTCSGEILRLWDDLGTSKEEQERGDNACSIQCLMKENDVLDETFARKDIRKLLGNLWPELNGLAMATTTLPSAVTKASFDMARTSQFIYQHGDDQRMPTVDDLVQALLFTPSDKYREESDIICVV